One genomic segment of Novisyntrophococcus fermenticellae includes these proteins:
- a CDS encoding ABC transporter ATP-binding protein, whose product MIKIENLVKRYGDLLALDHLNLEIEEGEIFGLLGPNGSGKSTAIGCLLSLLKYDKGNVEIFGRKMTPDNYEVKRQIGVILQNVAVFDELTVYENIDYFCGLYVKEHNKRKQYVQEAIAFVGLEKYEKMRPKKLSGGLLRRLNIACGIAHKPRLIIMDEPTVAVDPQSRNKILEGIQELNKQGSTIIYTTHYMEEAEQICSRIAIMDHGRSIAIGTKEELKKMIKTGEAITIENIQLDQSQVSDIREIRHVFQVEYKEDVLTVRCSEARHNLVRILNYMQEHEISFGQVSSQLPTLNDVFLEITGKQLRD is encoded by the coding sequence ATGATAAAAATAGAAAATCTGGTAAAAAGATATGGAGATTTACTGGCACTGGATCATCTGAATCTGGAAATCGAGGAAGGGGAGATTTTCGGGCTTTTGGGGCCGAATGGTTCCGGGAAATCCACGGCCATCGGCTGTCTGCTTTCTTTGCTGAAATATGATAAAGGAAACGTCGAGATATTTGGCAGGAAGATGACGCCGGATAACTATGAGGTAAAGCGGCAGATCGGAGTAATTCTTCAGAATGTGGCAGTATTTGACGAACTGACTGTATATGAAAACATAGATTATTTCTGCGGCTTATACGTGAAGGAGCATAATAAGAGAAAGCAATATGTGCAGGAAGCGATTGCATTTGTGGGTTTGGAAAAATATGAGAAGATGCGTCCGAAAAAACTATCGGGAGGTCTCCTCCGAAGATTAAACATTGCTTGTGGAATCGCACATAAACCCAGGCTGATTATCATGGATGAACCAACAGTTGCGGTAGATCCCCAAAGCCGCAATAAAATTCTTGAGGGTATTCAGGAATTGAATAAACAGGGTTCTACGATTATTTATACCACACATTACATGGAGGAGGCAGAACAAATCTGCAGCAGAATTGCGATTATGGATCACGGAAGAAGTATTGCCATAGGAACGAAAGAGGAACTGAAGAAGATGATTAAGACCGGAGAAGCCATTACCATAGAGAACATTCAACTGGATCAATCTCAAGTGTCAGACATAAGAGAAATCCGACATGTATTTCAGGTTGAATATAAAGAAGATGTTTTGACTGTCCGCTGCAGTGAGGCAAGACACAACCTGGTACGGATTCTGAATTATATGCAGGAACATGAAATCTCCTTCGGGCAGGTTTCTTCCCAGTTACCGACACTGAATGATGTTTTTCTGGAGATTACAGGAAAACAGTTAAGAGATTAG
- a CDS encoding ABC transporter permease yields MLHLLKYRFKSSLRNRPSMFWALLFPIILGTLFYFTIGKMDEDDFSTIPVAVVEGETSQEADNFQHFLQEIEESDSHIIVVKYMKEDAAAKALEEREVKGIFYTEDQISLTVAAKGIEESILESLLNSYVDSAKMMTQIGQIHPEGMNAAISSMSNYQNLVQSVSLKGRSIDGNVQYFYALIAMACMYGCFLGFDAALGLQANLTPLAARRCITPTHKLKIIVSDMAGVLIIHFANVSILVLYLRFILGIGFAGEMGKMLLVSGIGSMIGVSLGILVGSAGRMTENLKIGIMLGVSMTCSFLSGLMIGGMKDIVEKHAPLVNRLNPAALITDAFYCINVYDNPERFYRDLGTLAVLGVLMLAGAYLIVRKECYESI; encoded by the coding sequence ATGCTGCATTTATTAAAATATAGATTTAAATCCAGCTTAAGAAACAGACCCAGCATGTTCTGGGCTCTTTTATTTCCGATTATACTGGGAACTCTGTTTTATTTTACAATCGGAAAGATGGACGAAGACGATTTCTCTACGATTCCGGTGGCAGTGGTTGAAGGAGAAACGAGCCAGGAGGCCGACAACTTTCAACACTTTCTTCAGGAAATAGAAGAAAGTGATTCTCATATCATAGTGGTTAAATATATGAAAGAGGATGCGGCTGCGAAAGCGCTGGAAGAAAGAGAAGTAAAGGGGATCTTTTATACAGAGGATCAGATAAGTCTGACTGTTGCCGCAAAAGGGATAGAAGAGAGCATACTGGAATCACTTCTAAACAGCTATGTAGATTCTGCCAAAATGATGACACAGATAGGGCAGATACATCCGGAAGGCATGAATGCTGCGATTTCCAGTATGAGCAATTATCAGAATCTGGTGCAAAGCGTATCCCTAAAAGGAAGGAGCATTGATGGAAATGTTCAGTATTTTTATGCGCTTATTGCGATGGCATGTATGTACGGCTGTTTTCTTGGATTTGATGCGGCTCTCGGTCTGCAGGCCAACTTAACCCCACTGGCAGCAAGGCGGTGCATTACGCCTACACATAAATTAAAAATCATTGTTTCAGATATGGCGGGAGTACTTATCATTCATTTTGCGAATGTGAGTATCCTGGTTCTTTACTTAAGATTTATTTTGGGAATCGGATTTGCCGGGGAGATGGGTAAAATGCTCCTTGTATCCGGTATAGGCAGTATGATTGGTGTGTCTTTGGGAATCCTGGTCGGAAGTGCAGGAAGAATGACGGAAAATCTCAAAATCGGTATTATGCTGGGAGTTTCCATGACGTGCAGTTTTTTATCCGGTCTGATGATTGGAGGTATGAAGGATATTGTGGAAAAACATGCGCCCCTTGTGAATCGGTTGAATCCGGCGGCATTGATTACAGACGCATTCTATTGCATCAATGTATATGACAATCCGGAGCGGTTTTACAGAGATCTTGGTACGCTGGCAGTCCTTGGCGTATTAATGCTTGCAGGAGCATATTTGATCGTCAGGAAGGAGTGCTATGAGAGTATTTAA
- a CDS encoding ABC transporter permease, producing MRVFKGYIKITGQNFGTMLLYFIIFFAMAVVMQKAYASEEPDNFAAVKNSVAIVDEDKGNLARLLKEYLEDVQHVKEYPHDEELLQEEMYYGNIKYIVWIPKDFEQKIISGEEAVKETARPGTYSGAYVEQQINSFMNRLRTYKAAGFSDEEIEKAIQEREKSIVKLADPDGDGGAASMHSYLFRFLPYIMIAALSYVLSFILAAFHKKDVKNRMRASAIPGRRQALEAFLAFGVVGLGFWCMCMLFTAILYGKEFTGDALLFYYLMNSLALLVVALSISFLVGNTVTDKAAINGVVNVVSLGMSFLCGAFIPLSMLSVEVKKVAAFLPVYWYEKINDLLSVSGRLTDTMKITIWKGFGIQLLFAAACLGVGLAVTKLKGQE from the coding sequence ATGAGAGTATTTAAAGGCTATATAAAGATAACCGGCCAAAATTTCGGAACTATGCTGCTGTATTTTATCATATTTTTTGCCATGGCTGTTGTTATGCAAAAAGCATATGCAAGTGAAGAACCGGATAATTTTGCAGCTGTAAAGAATTCTGTTGCGATTGTGGATGAAGACAAAGGTAATCTGGCACGGCTTTTAAAGGAATATCTAGAAGATGTGCAGCATGTGAAAGAATATCCGCATGATGAAGAACTGCTTCAGGAAGAGATGTATTATGGAAATATCAAATATATTGTGTGGATTCCAAAAGATTTTGAACAGAAAATCATATCCGGCGAAGAAGCCGTAAAGGAAACGGCGAGACCAGGAACCTATTCCGGTGCTTATGTAGAACAACAGATTAACAGCTTTATGAATCGTTTAAGAACATATAAAGCTGCGGGATTTTCGGATGAAGAGATAGAAAAGGCAATTCAGGAGCGGGAAAAGAGCATAGTTAAGCTTGCAGATCCGGACGGAGATGGGGGAGCAGCATCCATGCATTCCTATCTGTTTCGATTCCTGCCCTATATTATGATTGCCGCCTTAAGCTATGTATTAAGCTTTATTCTCGCGGCGTTTCACAAAAAGGATGTGAAAAATAGAATGCGTGCATCGGCTATACCGGGAAGGAGACAGGCGTTGGAAGCCTTTCTGGCATTCGGCGTCGTTGGTTTGGGCTTCTGGTGCATGTGTATGCTGTTTACTGCAATCTTATATGGAAAAGAATTTACAGGAGATGCCTTGCTTTTCTACTATCTGATGAACAGTCTGGCCTTGCTGGTGGTAGCACTTTCCATTTCATTTTTAGTGGGAAATACAGTGACAGATAAAGCAGCGATTAATGGAGTCGTCAATGTGGTTTCTCTGGGAATGTCATTTCTATGCGGTGCATTCATACCATTAAGTATGTTAAGCGTTGAGGTAAAGAAGGTGGCAGCCTTTCTGCCTGTGTATTGGTATGAGAAGATTAACGATTTACTGTCTGTTTCCGGACGGCTGACAGATACGATGAAAATTACGATCTGGAAAGGCTTTGGAATTCAGCTGTTATTTGCGGCTGCCTGCCTGGGTGTGGGCCTTGCGGTTACAAAACTGAAAGGACAGGAATAG
- a CDS encoding ABC transporter ATP-binding protein, with amino-acid sequence MNKNPIGKYIRQSWYMYLIALLSMFAGIALDLCAPFVTKHIIDDVIVGGRHELLTRYLLAFLGIAAGKAVFQYTKEYLFDISSVEIAAKMRKNLFIHLQKLSIRYFDKTNTGEILARLKDDVERVWDALGFVGMLVIEGVIHVISIIICMVRLSPYLTLVPLAILPFIGYIAIKLEKQLGDVYDAISEQNAELNTVAQENLSGVRTVKAFARENFEIRKFMQHNKRYYDLNMEQARILIKYDPNITFLTRMMLVLVLLLGGFLVITGSLSIGGLGAFMEYANNILWPFENLGWLSNSLASAMASNRKINKILEEVPEIAEPLHPVSVESLQGNLEFKDVSFSLHGNKILEDISFTVEKGKTLGVMGMTGSGKTTIVNLIERFYDVDRGEVLLDGVDIRQLPLEAVRKCSSVVMQDVFLFSDTIEENVRLGSREEMDSETIREAARVANASEFIERMSEQYLTVVGERGVGLSGGQKQRLSIARALAKPSPILILDDSTSALDMETEYQIQQELTSQEGRSKIIIAHRISAVKSADEILVLDQGRIVERGTHEELMKHKGFYYSTYEAQYGDYHKAMEIMGKEGFICQ; translated from the coding sequence GTGAATAAAAATCCAATCGGTAAGTACATAAGGCAGAGCTGGTATATGTATCTGATTGCTCTGCTGTCCATGTTTGCTGGTATTGCACTGGATCTATGTGCACCGTTTGTGACAAAGCATATTATTGATGATGTAATTGTAGGCGGCAGACATGAGCTGTTAACACGCTATTTGCTGGCCTTTTTGGGAATCGCAGCAGGAAAAGCAGTATTTCAATACACAAAAGAGTATCTGTTTGACATATCAAGTGTGGAGATTGCCGCTAAGATGAGAAAGAATCTGTTTATACACCTGCAGAAGCTTTCCATAAGATATTTTGATAAAACGAATACCGGTGAGATCCTCGCACGCTTAAAGGATGATGTGGAGCGTGTCTGGGATGCACTGGGGTTTGTGGGTATGCTTGTGATCGAAGGTGTAATCCATGTAATCAGCATTATCATCTGTATGGTACGTTTAAGCCCCTATCTGACCTTGGTACCTCTGGCAATTCTGCCCTTTATCGGGTATATTGCCATAAAGCTGGAGAAGCAGCTGGGAGATGTATATGATGCAATCAGTGAGCAAAATGCCGAGCTGAATACAGTTGCGCAGGAGAATCTGTCCGGTGTCCGTACGGTAAAAGCATTTGCCAGAGAAAACTTTGAAATCCGGAAATTCATGCAGCATAATAAGCGGTATTATGACCTTAATATGGAACAGGCAAGAATTTTAATCAAATATGATCCCAATATTACCTTTCTGACAAGAATGATGTTGGTTCTGGTTTTACTGCTGGGAGGCTTTCTGGTAATCACCGGTTCACTATCCATCGGAGGACTGGGAGCATTTATGGAATACGCCAACAATATTCTCTGGCCCTTTGAAAACCTGGGCTGGCTCAGTAACAGTCTGGCTTCGGCTATGGCATCCAACCGGAAAATCAATAAGATTCTGGAAGAAGTTCCGGAGATTGCTGAGCCGCTGCATCCGGTATCTGTGGAAAGTCTGCAGGGGAATCTGGAGTTTAAGGATGTATCTTTTTCCTTACATGGTAATAAGATCCTGGAAGATATCAGTTTCACGGTGGAGAAGGGAAAAACCCTGGGAGTCATGGGCATGACCGGTTCCGGAAAGACAACAATCGTAAATCTGATTGAGCGTTTTTACGATGTGGACCGGGGAGAAGTTCTTCTGGACGGTGTGGATATCAGACAACTTCCGTTGGAAGCGGTTCGAAAGTGCAGCTCCGTGGTAATGCAGGATGTATTCCTGTTCTCGGATACAATTGAAGAGAATGTAAGACTTGGAAGCCGGGAGGAGATGGATTCTGAAACCATAAGAGAGGCTGCAAGAGTGGCGAATGCCAGTGAATTTATCGAGCGCATGAGTGAACAATATCTGACAGTAGTGGGAGAGCGCGGCGTGGGTCTGTCCGGCGGGCAAAAGCAGCGCCTTAGTATTGCCAGAGCCTTGGCGAAACCGTCACCGATTTTAATTCTCGACGATTCCACCTCTGCACTTGATATGGAGACAGAATATCAGATTCAGCAGGAACTGACTTCACAGGAGGGACGGAGCAAGATAATCATTGCCCATCGTATCTCAGCGGTGAAAAGTGCGGATGAGATTCTTGTGCTGGATCAAGGGAGAATTGTAGAACGGGGTACCCATGAAGAGCTGATGAAGCATAAAGGTTTTTATTATTCTACTTATGAAGCCCAATATGGAGATTATCATAAAGCAATGGAAATTATGGGAAAGGAGGGGTTCATATGTCAGTAA
- a CDS encoding ABC transporter ATP-binding protein has translation MSVNSSMEDEYQKEVLKKNTILRLLRYLFVYKKQIVIVLTVMVFSIAISIVNPLLIERTINVEIVNKDVKGLIAIAVLALILNVCYVIGVKVRMFLMARISNHVLLDIRNELYEHIQDLSFSFFDSRPTGKILARIIGDVNGLKEVLSDSVTKLIPDLLTVAAVVVIMLIKNWKLAMSALILLPFLIGGMYLVQNLSHRRWQIFRKKNSNITAFIHENFSGIRVVQSFTAEEEAGEEFQVLLDQHKKAFGDAVRLADGFGPLIELTWGGGTFLLYFIGIHLLGMENVGIGTFVAFSTYLSMFWGPIRNLSNFYNKLVTNLSAAERIFDILDTKAEVTDREEGVKELPSISGRVRFEHVSFAYSDEPDTMVLNDVSFDISPGETIALVGPTGAGKTTIVNLISRFYNITKGKVLVDDFSVEDVSIHSLRMQMGVMTQDNYLFSGTIKENIRYGRLDAADEEIIAAAKAVNAHSFIMQMEKGYDTEISERGVRLSIGQRQLLAFARTMISNPRILILDEATSSIDTHTEILVQQGIESLLKGRTSFVIAHRLSTIKNADRIFVIDEGRICEAGSHEELMEKKGAYYQLYKAQFKNVV, from the coding sequence ATGTCAGTAAATTCATCTATGGAAGATGAATATCAAAAAGAAGTCTTGAAAAAGAATACGATTCTTCGTCTGCTGCGGTATCTGTTTGTATATAAAAAACAAATTGTAATTGTACTGACGGTCATGGTATTCAGTATCGCAATCTCCATTGTGAACCCTCTTTTAATCGAACGGACCATTAATGTGGAGATTGTAAATAAGGATGTAAAGGGTTTAATTGCGATTGCTGTTCTGGCGCTTATCCTAAATGTATGTTACGTAATTGGGGTGAAAGTTCGTATGTTTTTGATGGCGCGGATATCCAATCATGTACTGCTGGACATTCGAAACGAACTTTATGAACATATTCAAGACTTAAGCTTCAGCTTTTTTGACAGCAGACCGACAGGAAAGATTCTGGCCAGAATCATCGGTGATGTAAATGGTTTGAAGGAGGTATTATCCGACAGTGTGACTAAGCTGATTCCGGATCTTCTGACTGTGGCTGCCGTGGTTGTAATTATGCTTATAAAGAACTGGAAACTGGCAATGTCGGCCTTGATTCTTTTGCCATTTTTAATTGGAGGAATGTATCTGGTACAGAATCTTTCCCATAGAAGATGGCAGATTTTCCGAAAGAAAAATTCCAATATTACAGCCTTCATACATGAAAACTTTTCGGGAATACGGGTTGTCCAGAGCTTTACAGCTGAGGAAGAAGCTGGGGAAGAATTTCAGGTACTGCTTGACCAGCACAAAAAGGCCTTTGGAGATGCTGTACGTCTGGCAGATGGGTTTGGACCGTTGATTGAGCTGACATGGGGCGGAGGGACCTTCCTGCTATACTTTATCGGCATCCATCTTCTGGGGATGGAAAACGTAGGGATAGGAACCTTCGTAGCTTTTTCTACATATTTGTCCATGTTCTGGGGTCCGATCAGGAATCTGTCCAATTTCTATAACAAGCTGGTAACAAATCTTTCGGCTGCGGAAAGGATTTTTGATATACTGGATACCAAAGCAGAAGTAACTGACAGGGAGGAGGGTGTGAAGGAATTGCCGTCCATCTCGGGAAGGGTTCGTTTTGAACATGTATCATTTGCCTATTCGGATGAACCGGATACTATGGTGCTAAATGATGTAAGCTTTGACATCTCTCCCGGGGAGACCATTGCCCTGGTTGGTCCTACCGGGGCAGGAAAGACAACAATTGTCAACCTGATCAGCCGCTTTTATAATATCACAAAGGGCAAGGTCCTGGTGGATGATTTCAGTGTTGAAGACGTGTCTATACATAGTCTGAGGATGCAGATGGGTGTGATGACCCAGGATAATTATCTGTTCTCAGGAACAATCAAAGAGAATATCCGCTATGGGCGTCTGGATGCTGCAGATGAAGAAATTATAGCAGCGGCAAAAGCCGTGAATGCGCATTCCTTCATCATGCAGATGGAAAAGGGATATGATACGGAAATCAGTGAGCGGGGCGTGCGGCTTTCTATCGGACAGAGGCAGCTTCTGGCCTTTGCCAGAACCATGATTTCCAATCCCCGCATACTGATTCTGGACGAAGCGACCTCCAGTATTGATACTCACACGGAAATTCTGGTACAGCAGGGAATCGAATCGCTGCTGAAAGGACGTACTTCCTTTGTAATCGCCCATCGGCTTTCCACAATTAAGAATGCGGACCGCATCTTTGTGATAGATGAGGGCAGGATCTGCGAAGCAGGCAGTCATGAGGAGCTGATGGAAAAAAAGGGTGCCTATTATCAGCTTTATAAAGCGCAGTTTAAAAACGTAGTTTAA
- a CDS encoding carbohydrate kinase family protein, with translation MKSYDVTALGELLIDFTENGISGQGNPMFEANPGGAPCNVLAMLTKLGHKTAFIGKVGNDFFGKQLKATLDELGINSDHLLMDDKIHTTLALVHTYPDGDRDFSFYRNPGADMMLTEEEVPETLIRDSRIFHYGTLSMTDEGVRAATKKAIQIAEESGAIISLDPNLRPPLWNTLEEAREQVLYGLAHCQVLKISDNEIQWLTGEEDFTAGVNWIRSRFDIKLILVSMGREGSRAYYGDKMVEAAPFLQEKTIETTGAGDTFGGCILHYVAEHGLDHLTEEQLSDMLTFANGAASLITTKKGALRVMPEEKEIEGLIKSRAVHDKA, from the coding sequence ATGAAAAGCTATGATGTTACGGCTTTGGGAGAATTATTGATTGACTTTACGGAGAATGGAATCAGCGGACAGGGAAATCCGATGTTTGAGGCGAATCCGGGCGGTGCACCGTGCAATGTGCTTGCAATGCTGACAAAACTGGGTCACAAGACCGCATTTATAGGGAAGGTCGGCAATGATTTTTTTGGAAAGCAGCTGAAAGCAACACTTGATGAACTGGGAATTAACTCCGATCATCTGTTGATGGATGATAAAATTCATACGACTTTGGCTTTAGTGCATACTTATCCTGACGGGGACCGGGACTTTTCTTTCTATCGAAATCCGGGTGCTGATATGATGCTTACGGAAGAGGAAGTTCCGGAGACATTAATCCGTGACAGCAGGATTTTTCATTATGGTACCTTATCCATGACTGACGAGGGTGTTCGTGCAGCTACGAAAAAAGCGATTCAAATTGCAGAAGAATCCGGTGCGATTATTTCTCTGGATCCGAATCTGCGTCCTCCGCTTTGGAATACACTGGAAGAGGCCAGGGAGCAGGTACTTTACGGACTGGCACACTGCCAGGTTTTAAAGATTTCTGACAATGAGATTCAGTGGCTGACCGGAGAAGAGGATTTTACAGCGGGTGTAAACTGGATTCGCAGCAGATTTGATATTAAATTGATCCTTGTTTCGATGGGAAGGGAAGGAAGCCGTGCATACTATGGTGATAAGATGGTGGAGGCAGCTCCTTTTCTTCAGGAAAAAACCATCGAGACGACAGGTGCAGGAGATACTTTCGGAGGCTGCATCCTGCATTATGTAGCGGAACATGGACTGGATCATCTGACAGAAGAGCAGCTAAGCGATATGCTGACCTTTGCCAATGGTGCGGCTTCTCTTATTACGACAAAGAAAGGTGCTTTACGTGTGATGCCTGAAGAAAAAGAGATTGAAGGACTCATAAAATCCAGAGCAGTTCATGACAAAGCATAA